In a single window of the Rhopalosiphum padi isolate XX-2018 chromosome 1, ASM2088224v1, whole genome shotgun sequence genome:
- the LOC132932457 gene encoding sodium-dependent serotonin transporter codes for MVMGAGDGDMEGGGGGNDECVEDGDEELVAMMGPPTTFCGSNKCKKIRRPLPPRETWKKKIEFLLAVVGFAVDLGNVWRFPYICYQNGGGAFLIPYVVMLVFGGLPLFYMELALGQFHRCGCLTVWKKICPALKGVGYAICLIDMYMGMYYNTVISWALYYLFSSMRSELPWTNCDNPWNTLNCTPVTNISGFTNISTSPAKEFFERSVLEQHRADGLDRIGPIKWSLALCLLAVFLLVYFSLWKGVRSTGMAVWVTSLAPYVVLFMLLFQGISLPGASEGIRYYLTPQWHKLVNTKVWIDAASQVFFSLGPGFGTLLALSSYNKFNNNCYWDAILTSSINFFTSFLAGFVIFTMLGYMAHVQNKSIAEVGTDGPGLVFIVYPEAIAMMTGSVMWALIFFLLLITLGLDSTFGGLEAIITGLCDEYPNVLKRHRELFVAGLVAVIYILSLPTTTYGGVYLITLLNVFGPGIAILFVVFVEAAAVCWVYGVDRFANDIEMMIGHRPGLFWRLCWCYISPAFLLLIFVFSILGYKDMMAGGSYVYPDWSINMGWLMTASSISCIPAYFIYKVYKTPGPFMQRIRLIMKPEDPEPDDRGIVAIASAVHGGGSGGGGGGGTHV; via the exons ATGGTGATGGGTGCGGGAGACGGTGATATGGAAGGTGGAGGTGGTGGGAACGACGAATGTGTGGAAGATGGCGATGAAGAGTTAGTAGCAATGATGGGCCCACCTACGACGTTTTGTGGTTCTAACAAGTGCAAGAAAATCAGGAGACCTCTGCCACCCCGGGAAACATGGAAGAAGAAAATTGAATTCTTATTGGCGGTAGTCGGTTTTGCTGTCGATTTGGGCAATGTGTGGAGATTTCCTTACATATGTTATCAAAATGGTGgag GTGCGTTTCTTATACCGTACGTGGTGATGTTGGTATTTGGTGGATTGCCTTTGTTTTACATGGAATTGGCACTAGGACAGTTCCATCGATGTGGATGTCTCACAGTGTGGAAGAAGATTTGCCCGGCTCTAAAAG gtGTTGGATATGCAATATGCCTAATCGATATGTATATGGGCATGTATTATAACACCGTGATTAGTTGGGCGCTATATTATCTGTTTTCGTCGATGAGATCTGAACTGCCTTGGACCAATTGCGACAATCCGTGGAACACGTTGAACTGCACACCGGTGACTAATATATCGGGATTTACAAACATTTCGACGAGTCCGGCTAAAGAATTTTTCGA GAGGAGCGTTTTGGAACAACACAGAGCTGATGGGTTGGATAGAATTGGACCGATAAAGTGGTCGCTGGCATTGTGCTTGTTGGCCGTATTTCTATTGGTGTATTTCTCTCTGTGGAAGGGTGTAAGAAGCACAGGCATG GCGGTTTGGGTCACGTCTCTTGCGCCGTACGTTGTATTGTTCATGTTATTGTTCCAAGGCATCTCGTTACCGGGTGCTAGCGAGGGAATACGATATTATCTGACGCCGCAGTGGCACAAGCTCGTTAACACAAAG gtatggaTAGACGCGGCGTCTCAAGTCTTCTTCTCGCTGGGTCCAGGATTCGGTACTCTCCTCGCCCTGTCCAGCTACAACAAGTTCAACAACAACTGTTACTGGGATGCTATACTCACCAGTTCAATAAACTTTTTCACCAGTTTCCTTGCTGGGTTCGTTATATTTACTATGCTCGGTTATATGGCACACGTACAAAACAAGAGTATAGCCGAAGTGGGAACCGATG GGCCGGGTTTGGTATTTATCGTGTACCCAGAAGCAATCGCTATGATGACTGGTTCAGTTATGTGGGCCctaatattctttttattacTCATCacattag GTTTGGATAGTACATTCGGTGGTTTGGAGGCGATCATAACTGGTCTTTGTGATGAGTATCCTAATGTACTAAAACGACACAGAGAATTGTTTGTTGCTGGTTTAGTAGCAGTGATTTATATACTATCATTACCAACTACTACATAC GGTGgagtttatttaattacattgctGAACGTATTCGGACCGGGAATCGCCATACTATTTGTTGTGTTTGTCGAGGCAGCAGCGGTTTGTTGGGTGTATGGAGTGGATCGGTTCGCAAACGATATCGAAATGATGATCGGTCACAGACCGGGTCTATTCTGGAGATTGTGTTGGTGCTACATAAGCCCCGCGTTCTTGTTG ttaatttttgTATTCTCAATATTGGGATACAAAGATATGATGGCTGGAGGTTCGTATGTTTATCCGGATTGGAGTATTAATATGGGGTGGTTGATGACTGCTTCTTCGATCAGTTGCATACCTGCTTACTTCATTTACAAAGTGTACAAGACACCGGGTCCATTTATGCag AGAATCAGATTGATCATGAAACCGGAAGATCCGGAACCGGACGACCGGGGCATCGTGGCAATTGCATCGGCCGTGCACGGAGGTGGCAGCGGCGGGGGTGGTGGTGGCGGCACGCACGTCTGA